The Armatimonadota bacterium genome contains the following window.
GCGAGTCATTACGCGGTCCCTATTTTTCACAAGAATTCGAAGAAGTTCGAATTCCTTTAAGGGAAGGTAAATAGTTTTGTCGCCCAGTTTAACAATTCTTCTGGAACAGTCAACAGTTAGGTCGCCCACGCGCAAAACTTCCTGCCTACCGGATTCCTCCACAAGGCTTGAGCGTCTCAATACTGCCTTTAGGCGCGCGATTAGCTCTCGAATGCTGAAGGGTTTAATTACGTAGTCATCTGCACCCAACTCTAAGCCGACTACGCGGTCAACTTCTTCGCCCTTTGCCGTTAGCATAATAATTGGGATGCTTGTTTCTTTTCGCAGAATGCGGCATATTTCGAAGCCGTCTATCGTGGGAAGCATAATATCCAGCAGAATGAGGTCGGGCGATTGTTCGCGAGCCATCGCCAAGCCTTGAGCGCCGTCTGTAGCCACTAGGACCTGGTAGCCTTCTTTTTTGAGGGCATAGCTAACGGAGTCTGCAATCAGCGCTTCATCTTCGATAATCAAGATTTTTTCATTCATGATGGAGAAGTCCTTACAAGTGGATGAGAGTAAGAACTTGGCTTTTTAAGAGTCGAAGTTCTTGAGAAGTATAACTAATCTTAAGACTTCTTGTCAAGCATTTAAAGTATTGAGTACAGAATGACGTTAACGCAAAGCCTCCATCATCTCAGCAATTGTAACGAAGCGGTAGCCTCGACTTCGAAGCTCGCTCACGATTTGGGGGAGTGCGCTGAGGGTTGCAGGCTCACCATTATGCATAAGGATAATCGCGCCATCGTTCACATTGTCTACTACCGAGCGAGCGAGGATTACATGGCTGGCTCCCTCATACTTAGTGCAGTTAATGCTCCAAAACACGCCGGTTAGCCCCAAGCGAGCGGCGGCTTTAAGGACAGCGTTGTTTGCATGTCCTCCTGGGGGCCTAAAAAAGCGCGACTCTCTGCCGGTAATGGCGCGGATGACAGCGGCTCCTTTTGCCAGCTCCATCTCAACCTGCTTTTGGGATAGGTTCGCAAGGTTTTCGTGACTGTACGTATGATTTTCGATTTGGTGGCCCCCCGCCTCGATTAATTTTACAAGCTCTGGCTGTGCCTCCGCACGAAATCCGACCAGGAAGAAAGTTGCACGAATCCCAAGCTTCCGCAGTACATTTAGCGTTTCCTCTGTGCGCTCATTTGGTCCATCATCGAAGGTGATTGCAACCATCCGCGAGCCGGCGGGACCCTGGCGCAGTTCGGCATATTCGGGCTTTCGCCCCTGCAGAATAATTAGCTGGTCGCGTGCATCAAGGAAATTTGAATCGTACGCGACTGTATACTCGAAATGCTTTGCGGCGTTTTCTTTATCTCCAATCTTGAGGAATATTTTTGCCAATTCGTAGTGTGCCAGCTTTCGCGACTCGGTCAAGCGAATGCAATTCCAAATGCGTGCTGCAAGCTGTTCTGCTTTAGGACCCTTTAGATTCGGGAACTTAACAGGATTAGCGTTTTCTATTCGAACCCATGTAGATTTTCTGCTGACAACAGCGCCATTTTGGTCGCGTGCTTCGATTTCAACCTCGTGCAAGCCATTTGGGTGGTTGAGGGTATTCCAATCGAACCTAAACGGGCTGTAATTTGTTACGCCCACAAAATTTTTGTCAACGAAAAACACTACATATGCAACCTGCTCTAGCTTGCTTGCATCGGCAGTTAGGGTTACGATACCAGACACAACAGGGGCATTTTTTTGTTGTGGGTGCTTCTTTGAAAGCTTTCCGTTTGGCAAGGCTATTGGTTGTTTCTTGTCAAATGTGGCGATAGGAGCTCGAAACTCCTCAAACCCTGGGGGCGCCGGGCTTTGAAGCACATCCACAAGCAGGTTGGAAGCGGATTCAATATCGCCTGCTTTCAGCTTTGCCATTGCGCGAATTTGCTTTGCAAGTGTTGATTCGGGTGCGATGCAGTCGGCAGCTTTGCCGTCTACATAATCCAAATAGCACCTTAGCAATGAAATCTCTTTGGAGCTATTGTTTATTTTTTCTGCCAATTTTGCCCATTTTTCCATTCCGAGTCTATCGCCTTTGAGGAGAGCGCAAATTGCGAGAGCATAATGGGCGCGCCATTCATTTGGATTAGCCGCAATGGCGTGGTGGTATTCTTTTTCCGCATCCGAGAGGTTTCCGACATGAAGATAAATAGTGCCAAGTGCAAGATGGCCAAGCAAATCAGACGAGTTTAGGGCAAAGGCTTGCTCAACTGCTTGAAAGGCATCATCGTATTTGCCCAATTCGATATTTGCGACTGCTTCTTGTAGCAAGTCGCTGTATTCGGCTCCCAATGCCGCCGCACTCAAGATTAAAGAAAGGAAAAACAATTGGAGTAGTCTAGAAACGGTGCGCATTTAAAAACTCCGAAGCAGATAACGAATGCGAAGTAATACTACCCAATGATGCACTAAAAGTCAACGAGGATATTTGTTCTGCACGCCGAAAAAACCGACTACGGCATACTTTCCCAAGGCACCGATGACATCGGACATCAGGATCTGGAAAAGAACTCCGCCGGCGGGAAATGGGTTTCGCGGTACATCAAATCAACGATAATTTCATCGAGCCGTGCGTCAATTTTCAAAGCGATGCGCCCCTCGCCTGGCACCTTCTGTTCGCAAAGCGCTTCGTTGAATGCTTTTGTTACCGCAAGTTGAAGGTCGGTTACTTCTTGGGGTGTAAGATTTGTTCCTCGCGCAATCTCTCTGATAAATCTTCGCAGGATTGACGCTGCCGCAGGATCAGCGGGCAAGCTGAAGCGAGTGATTTGAGGACGGCTTGTATACGTTTTCATTTTCGGCTAGGTCTTCCTCTCACCTGATATTTCGAGAATTTTCCGGGCTGGGGGTCAATCTTCATGCTCTGAGGGCATGTTTATTCGCTAGCGCTTTTAATGTATAATAAATTGACCTAAGCGTCAACTAGTAAAAATAACAGTTTTTTTGCTTATTTATTATATTTTCTTACGCTCCCCCCACCAACCTAGAAGCTTTTCTCGACCTCTATCTATACGACGGCAAACGAAACAGTATGGTTCCTGAGATTTGTTGTATCCGAGGAACCAAATAATTAAACATGAATTTAGCCTTCTGGTTTAAGGTGGTGGTAGAGCCAAAAGGCAAACGCAACGCCAATCAAGACGGCAATTACGATGTCTGCATTGTGGAAGTATGAGCGGATTGAACTCCAATTTTCGCCAAGCACCTTGCCGACATAGGCAAGGAAATAGCACCACGGGATAGAGCCCACAAACGAGTAGACCATGAAGCGGCCAAAATTCATGCGGGAGACGCCTGCGGGGAAAGAGATGAAAGTTCGGATTACAGGAAGCAAGCGGCTTACAAAGACAATTGGCTCACCATACTTATCAAACAAGTAATCGGCGCGGTCTATATCCTTTCCCTTGATTAGCAAGTATTTTCCGTATCTTTTTATGAAAGGCCTTCCTCCGCGCATCCCCGCATAGTACGCAACCGCCGAGCCAATTGCGCAACCAAGTGCGCCTGAGAGCGATGCGAGGTGAAGATTGAAAATACCTTTATAGACCAAGAAGCCTGAGAATGGCATTATTATCTCGCTGGGCAGAGGAATGCATGCGCTTTCTATCGCCATCATCGCTATAACGGCGGGATATCCAAATGAGCCTATTTGCTCTATCACCCAATTCGCTATTGGTT
Protein-coding sequences here:
- a CDS encoding DedA family protein, producing MDHFLKPIANWVIEQIGSFGYPAVIAMMAIESACIPLPSEIIMPFSGFLVYKGIFNLHLASLSGALGCAIGSAVAYYAGMRGGRPFIKRYGKYLLIKGKDIDRADYLFDKYGEPIVFVSRLLPVIRTFISFPAGVSRMNFGRFMVYSFVGSIPWCYFLAYVGKVLGENWSSIRSYFHNADIVIAVLIGVAFAFWLYHHLKPEG
- a CDS encoding polysaccharide deacetylase family protein: MRTVSRLLQLFFLSLILSAAALGAEYSDLLQEAVANIELGKYDDAFQAVEQAFALNSSDLLGHLALGTIYLHVGNLSDAEKEYHHAIAANPNEWRAHYALAICALLKGDRLGMEKWAKLAEKINNSSKEISLLRCYLDYVDGKAADCIAPESTLAKQIRAMAKLKAGDIESASNLLVDVLQSPAPPGFEEFRAPIATFDKKQPIALPNGKLSKKHPQQKNAPVVSGIVTLTADASKLEQVAYVVFFVDKNFVGVTNYSPFRFDWNTLNHPNGLHEVEIEARDQNGAVVSRKSTWVRIENANPVKFPNLKGPKAEQLAARIWNCIRLTESRKLAHYELAKIFLKIGDKENAAKHFEYTVAYDSNFLDARDQLIILQGRKPEYAELRQGPAGSRMVAITFDDGPNERTEETLNVLRKLGIRATFFLVGFRAEAQPELVKLIEAGGHQIENHTYSHENLANLSQKQVEMELAKGAAVIRAITGRESRFFRPPGGHANNAVLKAAARLGLTGVFWSINCTKYEGASHVILARSVVDNVNDGAIILMHNGEPATLSALPQIVSELRSRGYRFVTIAEMMEALR
- a CDS encoding response regulator transcription factor: MNEKILIIEDEALIADSVSYALKKEGYQVLVATDGAQGLAMAREQSPDLILLDIMLPTIDGFEICRILRKETSIPIIMLTAKGEEVDRVVGLELGADDYVIKPFSIRELIARLKAVLRRSSLVEESGRQEVLRVGDLTVDCSRRIVKLGDKTIYLPLKEFELLRILVKNRDRVMTRDMLLNAVWAEDAYENSRTLDVHIRWLREKIEDNPSLPKRIVTVRGIGYMYVGQSDDKED